tatataattaatgaaACTTTAGATGTGTAAGTCTGAATTTAtattgtgtgtttaatgataatgTGGGTCTGTTGAGACTGTGGCTGACTGAGCCTGTACTGTCAGTCCATGTGAAGTCGatataattaatgtaaatattaaaatttgaaatattttatatatatatatatatatatatatatatatatatatatatatatctcgatTTTATCTGTTTATCTGATATTATTGTGGTTGTTGTTGTTCAAATTAGCTGTTGTTTAAATTGTCTGTTATAAAACATAAGTAAAGCCATCTCTGGTGATATAAAccagttttaataataataataataataaaacatttgtattGCATTCGGTTCAAAGTGCAGAATTGAACTGAATTTGAAAGATGGAATTTCCAGATCTGTAAAGAATCTTTCCATTTAAAGTAATATTTCTATTTAGAACATCAACGTAAACATGGAATTTGTCCAGTGGTGTACACACCTTTTCAAGAGACAATAATATTAATCAGTTTATTAATGTAGATAATGCCTTTTAGAGACTACAAGCAATAAACATTTTCAAAATACAACACAACTGAATAATTCTAAATATAAACAGTGTCTACACAATTAAAACAGCTAATATAAATAAGAATAGAATAAGATattagaagatatactttatttgtcatatagacatatacagttgtacagtacaatgaaattcttcacATTCTTCaaatttcttcacatatcccagcttgtttggaagctggggtcggagcgcagggtcagccatcgtacggcgcccctggagcagatagggttaagggccttgaagaaggacccaacagtggctgcatagcagagcctggatttgaaccgccaatcttctaggctaccactgtcccataaaagaacaaataaaagaatTCTCTTTTATATAAAGATAATAGAATAAGAATCAGAGGGATGAAGTACAAGGATGAGAGAATGAAGTGCTGTTATGAACCAAGTTTACTCCACCagtctgtctgtatgtttttgttcttttatggTTATCTCTTCTCCTCGATGGAGTTTTCTTATCAACCTTCATGAAGAAACTTGACTTTAGGGCCAATGTCTAATCTATCAAAGTTCAAAAAGGGTACAGCGTTGTATAATATCAAATTCCCATTTCATCAGCATAATTATCTAATCCTTTATCACAGTTTTATACCATCAGTGTTTTATTACCGTGCACACACATACCGTTCTCAGACTGCGTGGATTAGGTGTGGGGGGTTCCCAATGTTCAAGCTGTGTTGTGGATTTTCATTTGCGTAATGCAAAGTTGGAACACTTTGCTCAGAACAGAGAAGAACAAAATAATGAACTGATTTGTCTGGTTTGGTCTAAAAAAAGTGGAAGGTGATATTTTCAGGTAGCTTTGCATCAGTATTTGCATCTGTGTGACTAGCTGCTTGCACAATATATAAATTTCTACcttacatttttaatcaaaGGCTCACactttgtgtaaaataataataatcagattaTTAGATTGCAGAAGTAGAATGTGCTCAAGCTGCCACAGGTTTTATGTACACACTGTGTAAAAGAATAAAACACAAAGACAACCTTTAAATTGATTCGGAGCATGATGTATCACCTTTCACTTCCACTTTCAGACTCACATTCTGCACAGAAAGGTTTCATTGTAATAGGTACTCGGCtagaagaaaaaaggaaaaatacattaaacagtTAATACAATTGTTTGGTTGTTAAAAACAAGCATACATTTCTCCTCATTGGAATATAAATAGCTGAAATCTGTATGCGGATGCACTCAAGTGAAGTTACTTAATCAGTTCACTGCCAGATTAAGTGCATTTAAACCACTAATCATGATCAATATTGCCATTATCTGATAATCCTGTGCATTCTCATTCGACTTTATCCAATCAGGATCTTTGAAAGACAGCTGTTCTTATCCATCCCACTGAATGAGACAGACTGTGAAGCTATCTCTGGTTGCATAAACcagttttaataataacaataatagtaataagtcATTTGTATTGCATTCGGTTCAAAGTGCAGTATTGATCTGGTCAGTATTAGAATGTCAACAGAAACATGGAAATTGTCCACTGCAGAAAAATGGCACCTAATTTAGTAGCATTCCTCGGAGAGAGGAATGGTATTTTAAAGCTTAGGTCTGCATTGTTGATTATTCTCGCTGTACACTGTTCTGAGTGTTTGGCTTTGTTTTGGTAGCATTTATAGGTATTTTAAGCTAAAGTGGTAAGAATGCACCCTTTGTGGGCATTTCGAGAAAGTCATGCTTCCAAACCGTGATCTCCACCCAGTATTACAATGCCATGTGGAACAACGCACACTTCTGCAGAAAAATCCCCCGAGTGCAGGGACCTTAAACTGATCTGGAAATCTGCCAGGGATTAGTTTAGTCTACACATCTAACGAACGGATGCAGGGAAACCAAACAAAGCCAAAATAGAGCCTTCAAACAAGTCTGCTTTGTCCTAAacacatatattattattttttaattattattaatattagagaATGTAAGTACTTGTACTGCATTCATACCTGTAATGATCTTCTACAAGTTATGCACCTCAGATCATATGTCTGAAAGCATCTAGATGTTCTACGAACAGGCCAATCAAAAATAGAAACATTTCGGACAACCATTACATGTCTCATTAAATGTGACAAAAAGCAATTCAAGCATTATACTGCAGGAACATTATAACAACAGTGGTGGTGGGTGTGTGATGTGGAGATGCAGGGCAGGCTAAATTCCACTCTTTTTCCAAAAGTTGTCAAAGAAAAGGCGAGATCATCTGTCTGAAGCTGAAACATAATTGGGTTCCACAAAGCAGGTTTATCTGAAAAAATCGAATTAAAGTTTTGGTTCTGAATGGAACCCCGTAGAGATGCTGTGATCTGGGAAACTGAAAACAGCAGTTTATGTGTGATAAGCAGCAGTATATCTGATAAAAAAGATTGGAGCTCAAATTCCTCCACGCTGATGTAAAAGATTTATCATTCAAGTCTAAAGGTTCTGTCATTGGGTTCTTAGAGTGATATGGTTGTTGGATAACTTCATTTCTTGAATAAGTGACTGGGTCATGTACAGATTTCCACAATCGATGATTTTTTAGATTAGACTGACTCAGTCgtgtgtgttgctgtgtctTCTCATTCTTCACCACAATCACATACTTCTGCTTACACTCATCTAGAACAATGAACTTTGTATGTGGACTGCAActtcaacacacaaacacacacacactgtctgcaGAGACAGGGTGTTTGGTGCTGCATTGCTGATTCAGCGTTTTTTACCGATGTCATAATGTTTCACAATAAGTGTTTCACAAATTCACTAACAGGTCAAAGGTCGACTGATTCGATCTATTGATCTGTGGTGGTTCAGTACAGCAGACTATAGGCAGGTGATAAAAACAGGAGTAGTAATAAATTCCAGTATATATTCCTTTCACGTGGGTAGTGTTCCATGCATAGACCCACTGCCATCCTGACCAGAAGACACAGTTTACTGTAAACTCGCACAGTGTTCTGGTTAAAGGCACGTGAAAATACTGGGGTCTGCCAGTGGAGACAGGATCACATACAGGGTAGGGAGCAAATAACGATTGCACAAACACACTGTAAAGTAGAAGCACAGTGGGACATGGCATTAGGGCTGGCTTGGGCACAAACACTCTGTTGTATTGTCTGTGGTGAGGGTACAAGCACATAATGGTTCATTAGCTGGATGGTTCATTAGCATGGGCATTAGGGCTGGATGGGGCACATAATGGTTCATGCTAGAACATGGTTTTATGGGGTGTCCACGtagttttggaatgtgtctgtgggaatttatgcatattcgtaaaaaaaaaaaaaaactctcaagcactgatgttggaatcACAACTGACATCCCAATTCATTCAGAAGATGTTAACTGGAGTTGAGGTCAGgcctttgtgcaggccactggagttcctctatACCAAACAGGTCAAACcaagccatgtctttatggaggaCAGGAGCACACCTGAAGTCAGTAATTAGGAGGTGGTGTCCACATatctttgtgtttatttttacagtatgAAGGGTAGGGCAGAAATGTGGAttatatttctttgttttttttaacgatTGTTTGTCTGTGTGCATCTGCAGGTGCTGCCAGATGTTTAAGCTGTGACATTAAATTCTTCCTCGATCTGCACTACTTATCCACTGTGATTTATGCTTAAATGGATGATGGCTGTTGGACTTTGTGGCAGCTTTCCTGTATGATCGACAGCAAGATGTGATACAGAAACAGAATTTCATCATACAGACTGTTTTATCTTCGCCCTGCACTGCTCATCAAACACTTTAATTCATCTTAATTATTTAGTAAGATTAAAAGATCAATCAGACCTCCATGTTCCTCCTGTTTGCACACCATCAGACCTCAGCTTTCTTTTTCTACAACACTAAGAAGTTTTAGTTTCTTGAAACTTCATGAAAAAcaagatttattatttataagtttCAACACTTGATTTTTCATCCTTCTGCTCCGAGCCTTGTGCAACACGAAACCTGGAACAACTGACTCTGGTCAGGAATAATTCTACCTGCTGACTTTTAATCATTCCAAGTTCAATTCAGAGTCGGTAGTCGACTCAAAAGCCCAAAACCCATCCACTGACCTCTCCGTCCACCTTTCCGTCCAAACAGCGGCCTGGAAACAAAGAAAGAGCTTCTGGAAAGTTTCTTACACTGTCTGCATGCTCCAGGATCCAGACAGCTGTTAAACCTGACACACCTCCAACTGACAGAGCTTCAGAATTTAAATTTGTATTTCCGTCTGATTGAAACTCACTCAGTTTAAGTTTACCGTCCTTACAAATGCTAATGAGCACTTAAACCAGCACTGATCAAGAGAACCAATTGTCCCAGGTTTGAGTCCTGCTTATCTACATCTTCTGCCGTTCGTTCTGGATTAAGCTCGTGTTCAGTGCACGCTGATTCTAAGAAATACTGAAAATCTAGATCTTAAAGGCAGAGGTTGAGCTTCTGAAACTTAAAAAAGAATCTGGAGTCATTCTCCTGAGACTGAACTATAGAACCATGTTAGATTTACAGAATGAGCTTCTGAAACGTTTCTATGTGATTCGTTCTTGATTTAAAAATCTAGAAACACATTTTCTCTTACACTGTTGTTGCTGTTTACTACTGCTCCTGAGGAAAACTCTAATGATGGCAGCTTCTGAGAAGGAATATGGCTTTTATGAGCCATCCGTGAGATCTAGGACTCAGTTCTGAAAATATGTAGGAAATGTACATATTAAATCCAGCTGTATCTGGTTTTCCGACTGCACATTGGAAAACATAGAGCTCTAAAGCGAATACACATTCATGGAcagtttttaaatctttatatttttaaaattgtaCTAAACAAGGACTGATCAGAAAGTCAAGCCTCCTGAACCACTCTTTAGTTTcaaaatgtacatttgtttttctgtttgAAGAATCCAGAATTTAATACTAATATAATGTGATGAAACGACGAGGTTTCAAGAATGGCCTGAGACGTGAAGTTCTACAGCTGACCCAGACAAATTTTATAATCTGCTAAGAAAGACCATTCTAGGATGCGCTCTCCGAGTCCTCGCAGTTCCTCCTCAAACTCTTTTATCACCCAGGAAGCCTTGCTGCACAGCCAGTTCACAGGCTGGAGCACTGGCGGGAGCAATGGGAACAGTGGCGGATCCGACAGTAGCCCCAGCAGCCCAGGAAGCAGCGTTTCATTAGCCTTAAGCCCTTCATCAAGCACTTACGCCCTCACTCTGACCCCCACTCACATCCACATACAGAGGATTTATCCCCGTCCTGGAAAAGACACCCGTGTCCTGCTGCCCCTCTCTGAGTTGGCGGGGTGTTACTGCCACCGTACACCTTATCCACCGGTGCTGGTGTTCTACTGGTATCCAGTGGGACGACGGAGGAAGGGTGTTGCCAAACGAAGGCAGGTGCGCGCTTACCTGGCTGAGAGTCGAGCTGAGGCAGAGAAATGGAACACAGCCGTGCAATGTCTGCTGAGAGGAATAGAGGTCGGTCCTGATACAGGTGAGTGTGTACACGTCATTATTGTCTATGTACAAAACCCAAAGCATTTTAGGGAACCTCTTGCCTCTGTTAGATCTTTATTCGGGACACATTTGAAGGAACGCATGTTGATTGATTTGTACTTTTTTTCTCCTTTGTTAGAATTTAGTAAAAGTATGATGCCTCGTCCACGTCGTCTGCTGTTCCTGGTTAATCCAATTAGTGGGCGTGGACAAGCCATGCAGTGGTGTCAAACCCACATATTTCCCATGATCAGTGAAGCCAACATCAGCTACAACCTTATACAGACAGGTAAGTGACATTCCTTCATAGCATCCAATTTCGATATATCAGCTAGTGGTGGATTCATACAGAGAGTCTTGGCAATGCTCTCTCCATATTTATCCATCGCTTGTGCCAGGACCTTCACCAGAAAGTCAAAGTTGCTGTTGAAATGACAAGAAGACAATTTTATATTCAGCCTCCATGCCTTTAGCCACTTATCGATTGTGTCTTGAGCCATATTTTGACATTTGACATCTATATTTTGACATTTTAATGACCAGGGATGTCACAGTCGCAAAATCAGAATACgataataataccaatactgACATTCCCAAAGTAACTGTGCAAGCTAAAATGTCAAAAGATCAATAACATTTTCTGGACCTGATCCACAAATCTGACAAAAACAATCTGATACAGCATTTTAGGCCAGATTTTTACAGATCCAGTATCGAATTAGGACAACCTAATGATTCATGAATGGTTGTTTAAAAGTGTAGGTTATTAactatttagacacctgaccacgagcttgttggacatcccattacaaaaacaaatgctattaaaatagaccTGAATGTGGTCttgtcagctataacagcatccgaagagaaggcttctcatgagtatgtttgtgggaatttgtgcccattcaatcaaaagagcatttgtatggctggtcagtgaTGTTGGTCAAAGAAGTCTCAGTTGATATTCCAGtccattccaaagctgttcagtgaggctgagctcagggctctgtgcaggacactggagtttctttaaaccgagcttttcatGTCCTTAaagaccttgttttgtgcacagggtcacagtcatgctggaactaactgcaaagttagaagcatagatttttctttatataattgagttattacacctgttaacaattgttgtggctggaacatgaattcaataattagaaggggtgtctcaatacttttgcccTTACAGTGTTTATTCCATATTTTaatgacaatatttatattttgtttaagtAAATCTGAGTATTAATGAATTTTTAAAGTAGGCTGAGAAGCGTACGTGCATGTTGCTGTGGTGCACACCTGACCGAATCTTGTGTTGTGTGTTAGAACGACAGAACCACGCTCGAGAGCTGATTAGTGACATTTCCCTGCACGAGTGGGAcggcatcatcatcatctctgGAGACGGATTACTGCACGAGGTGAGTAAAAATGCTTACCAACCTTGTAATTATTAAGACTTACTTGTACACAGGTGTGTCTCTTGTGGCAGCattgaggtgtgtgtgtttatttctgtaCAGGTGATTAATGGCCTCATGGACAGACCAGACTGGAAACAAGCAATAAAAACTCCAGTGGGAATTTTACCCTGTGGTTCCGGCAACGCGCTTGCTGGCTCTGTTAATCACTATGCAGGGTAAGTCACTCATCTCACCTGACTTAACCTGTACCTGTACAAAAGCCACACCTTACCAGTGCTAGTACTTAACCTGTACCAATGCAAAAACCACACCTACTCTGACCTTTATTCACTAAAGCTTATCTGTACTTACCTTTCACACCTTTCCTTTACTCTATGGACCATTACCTTTACCAGTACTGTCTCACCTATGCCTCACGCTATAATTGTATGTGCCCAACCTTGCTATCATTTAAACACCCTTACTTAGCCTTACTTGTACCCACCTAACCTTACCTATATAAGCTTACCTAGCCTTACCTGTAACAGAACAAATACCTCTGGCATTAGCTGTAGTGGCCATCAGACCTCACCTGTATCCATAGAAACTAACCTGGCTTCACCTGTACCAGTACTAACTCTTCTCATTTTACCTGTACCAACATACCTTACCTGCAGCTGTACTAAGTCATTTATGAGCTTACctctagtatttttttttaccttacttATTCTCGTTTGTACTTACCTTCACCTGACCACTTACTGTTATAACTTAAAAGGGTTCACCTTTACCTGTCCATATTGACCTGACCTTTCCTGTAACAGTTCTAACTCTACTGGCCTTACCTGTCCCAAAACCTGTTACTTGGTTAAATGTTCCTGCATCAACTTACTTCACTCACCTGATCTTACATCAACTTGTACCTGTACCCACTCACCTAGCCTTGCCTGTTTTGTCTCTCTCAGATTTGACATGTGCCTTCGCGAGCCCCTCCTTCTCAACTGTTGCTTCCTGCTTTGCCGGGGTGGAGTCATACCCATGGACCTGGTGTCTGTGACGACAAGCCCCTCTCCTTCATCCAATCAGAACAGCCAGTCCTCACCTGCTAAGAGACTGTTCTCTTTCCTGTCTGTGGCCTGGGGTTTCGTTTCCGATGTGGACATTGAGAGCGAGCGTTACAGAGGGCTGGGCTCAGCTCGCTTCACGCTGGGCACACTGGTGCGCTTAGCATCTTTACGCTCTTATAAGGGTCGTCTGTCTTATTTGCCCCCCAGTGCATCAAATTTCTTTCCAGATGTACCCACACAGATCCCACATCGGCCCCTGTCACGCAGCATTACCGAAGGGCTTGAAGGTTACTGCAGAATGCCCATTCATCGGACCTGCTCAGATATGGGCCTCAGTGAACAAAGGAGTCTCCAAAATGGGGACAGAAAGCGAGAGAAGGAGGAGAGAAATAAAGAGAGGCAGAGGAGGAGAGGGAGAGCAAGAGGTGGCAGGGTGGTCAGGGCGAGCAGCCTCGCCGAGGACCGGGAGCGAGAGATGGAGGCGGAGGAGAGGATGGAGGCAACATCCGGCTCCAGTTCCGAGTCGAATAGGCTGGACGAGGAAGTTAAAGAGGAATACAGAGAAGAGGTAGATGGGGAAGAAGAGGTGGAGGAACGGATGGAGGGAACGTCCGGTTCCAGTCCGGAGTCAGACGAAAGGATAACCGGAAACGTAACGGAAGAAGACGATGATGAGACGAGCACAAGCGAGAGGTGGAACGGGACAGATGAAGCCAGAGACTCCCCAGAGGAGTACGAAATAGATGAAGGAAAAGAGGCAGACGAGTGCGAGGAAACTTCGCCGTATTCTGCATATTCAATGCCAGATCACCAAAATATGCCACGTAAAAACTCTGCCCCTTCCAGCCAGATTGCTACTGCCTTTTTCAGTCGACCAATTTCCGCGGATTCTGAACAGGAACCAGATCCAACGGAGAAAAACGAGGAGGTTCTTAACGCCACCTTTTTCAATCGCGAACCATTTTGTTTGGACCCTTCCCGGGAAAGAGCACTTACCATTTCCTCTCCTTTTCGCCGTGCACGTGTTACCTCCTACAAACCCAAAACCACTCAGAAACAGAATCAAAGCTCTTCAAAGCCACGCCCACTTTCCCTCCTGAACCAATCCCATTCCAACTCCCTCCCTCCTAAATTTTCTTCACTTTCCTTGTCTCTCTCGCCGTCACCTCCGTCCTCGCCGTCTAAACTGAGGCCCAGATCCAGCCTGCCAGGCTCCGGCTCCTCTTCTTCCTTCAGCTTTGACCTTGCCGAGCCCGCCGGACCCTTAAAGCCACGCCCTCCCGATTCATCCCCCACAGATCCGCTCCCTCAGGATGATCTCCTGCCGCCTTTGGATCAGCCGCTGCCTACGCGGGACTGGGTGACCATCGAGGGAGAC
This DNA window, taken from Trichomycterus rosablanca isolate fTriRos1 chromosome 3, fTriRos1.hap1, whole genome shotgun sequence, encodes the following:
- the sphk2 gene encoding sphingosine kinase 2 yields the protein MRSPSPRSSSSNSFITQEALLHSQFTGWSTGGSNGNSGGSDSSPSSPGSSVSLALSPSSSTYALTLTPTHIHIQRIYPRPGKDTRVLLPLSELAGCYCHRTPYPPVLVFYWYPVGRRRKGVAKRRQVRAYLAESRAEAEKWNTAVQCLLRGIEVGPDTEFSKSMMPRPRRLLFLVNPISGRGQAMQWCQTHIFPMISEANISYNLIQTERQNHARELISDISLHEWDGIIIISGDGLLHEVINGLMDRPDWKQAIKTPVGILPCGSGNALAGSVNHYAGFDMCLREPLLLNCCFLLCRGGVIPMDLVSVTTSPSPSSNQNSQSSPAKRLFSFLSVAWGFVSDVDIESERYRGLGSARFTLGTLVRLASLRSYKGRLSYLPPSASNFFPDVPTQIPHRPLSRSITEGLEGYCRMPIHRTCSDMGLSEQRSLQNGDRKREKEERNKERQRRRGRARGGRVVRASSLAEDREREMEAEERMEATSGSSSESNRLDEEVKEEYREEVDGEEEVEERMEGTSGSSPESDERITGNVTEEDDDETSTSERWNGTDEARDSPEEYEIDEGKEADECEETSPYSAYSMPDHQNMPRKNSAPSSQIATAFFSRPISADSEQEPDPTEKNEEVLNATFFNREPFCLDPSRERALTISSPFRRARVTSYKPKTTQKQNQSSSKPRPLSLLNQSHSNSLPPKFSSLSLSLSPSPPSSPSKLRPRSSLPGSGSSSSFSFDLAEPAGPLKPRPPDSSPTDPLPQDDLLPPLDQPLPTRDWVTIEGDFVLVLAIYQSHLGADLLAAPQARFDDGLIHLTFVRAGISRATLLRLFLAMERGAHLSVTSPYVSHVPARAFRLQPLSPRGTLTVDGELVPYGPLQAQVHPSIARLIVGDSGVKITRF